The genomic interval CACGTGACATTAGTAGAATATAAAGACTTTTTACGTGCTGATGAAATTTTACAAGAACGTTTGCAAGAATTACCAAACGTAACCATCTTGAAAAATGCACAGTCTTCAGAAATTCTTGGTGACGATCACGTAACAGGCCTTAAATATACAGACAATAAAACTGGCGAAACAAATCAAATTGATGTTGAAGGTGTCTTCGTACAAATCGGTTTATTACCGAACACAGAATGGCTAGAAGGTGCTATTGATACGAATGACGGCGGCGAAATCATTGTAGACCGCAAACAATCTACAAGTATGCCAGGCGTATTTGCTGCAGGCGATGTTACAGACGATCGTTTCAAACAAATTATTATTGCGATGGGTTCAGGTGCAGATGCTGCATTGAATGCATTCGATTATATTATCCGTAACTAATCTCTCCCTATCATTTTGATTACTACGGAAAAAACGAGACGGAATCCTAAAACAAGTAGGATTCCGTTCTTTTTTTGCATTTTAAATGTGTTAAAATAGTTATATTATATTATCTTATAGCAAAAGGAGCTTAGACTTTGTCATGCTTTTGTTACTTATTTCTATTGTTCATATCAGTCAAGCTTCCAAATCCTCTGCAAATACGCGTAATCTTTTTATCGGGTTTCGCAGCCATCGCACTTACCAGAATATCAGCTGGAATGAAATTCAACACTTTTATCAATCACTTGAATCAAAATACTTCAAGCGTCTTTTATATATCAGTATTCTTTTCACATTGATTGATGTGATGACTTTACTGAAATACCGCAATGCTTGGTTAATCCTTGTAGAATTATGTATTTACTTCCTAACACTTATCTTGTTATCTAAAAAAGTAGAACATTATATTACACACAAAGGAAAATAGTTGGTTACCTATTCTAAAGTTAGTGAGTTCGTTCCAAAGTAGGATGGCAGCAGACATTTAATCCGCTATAATTTAAGTTATTAAATTAGAAAGTCAGGTTTTTAATATGTCAGCAATCCACAGAAAATATATTGCCTCTACTTTAATCATATTAATCGCTTTAATGGTGCTCGTGAAATCGAACCTGATTCTTTTCATAGATGAGCCGGTATATCGCTTAGTGAGATTGCTCCATAACATCCCATTTGCCAATACTTTTTTGTCTTGTTACTCAGATATTTTTTCACCCTGGCATATGGTTGGTGTAATGGTTGTTATTTTAACAATTCTCTTATTCAAAGATCGTCGTCTCGCTTATATTACAGCTATTTGGGCAACTTCTACCCTATTGCTCGGAATTGGTTTGAAATATTTCATTCACCGTCCAAGACCAGTAGATTATATTTCAGGATATAGTTTTCCTAGTCTTCATACATTAACAATAGCTATAGCTGGTGTTGTCTTTTTAATGTTGTTTCGACGATTTTATTGGCATATTCTTGTTTATTTGATGGTCTTTATCATGATGATTTCACGCATCTATTTACATGCACATTATTTTTCAGATACTGTCGCCAGCATTGTATTTGAAGTACTTTGTTTACAAGTAACACACCATTATTTAGCAAAATATAATTTAGACATTCCTTTTACAACTTACTTAAGTCATCCACGACAGAAACGACCGGATGTTTAACATCTTATTTAAATATAAGCTATAATGTAAGAGTAGATTAGAGAAAGTAGATATTTAAAGGAGATTCAATCTCATGAAATTAAAGCAGTTTATCAGTGTTGCCTTGGTTTTAGTTCTAGCTTTGGTATTAAGTGCTTGTGGACAAAATCAAGATGGGCAGCAAAAACACAACGGAAAATATGCACCTAAAAATGCCACTCCCCTTTCAAAAATACAAATTTTCAAATCAGATGAGAAAAACAAAAAGCTCACTGAAAAAGAAATGGATGCGCATTTAAAAGCATACTTGAAAGCCAACAATGATATTATTGATAATAAATACGTATTGCAACACCGTTTAGATGATCAATATGATGGCAATCAAAAAGTTTCAAAAAAATTAGATTCTGATTTGCGAGAACTCGCAAATATTGCGACAAAGAATCAATTGAATTTTGAAAGCTTTATCGAAGATAACGAAGTACCTGCAAAAGAAAAAGAAGATATCACACGTATCAGCAAATATTTT from Staphylococcus condimenti carries:
- a CDS encoding phosphatase PAP2 family protein; this encodes MSAIHRKYIASTLIILIALMVLVKSNLILFIDEPVYRLVRLLHNIPFANTFLSCYSDIFSPWHMVGVMVVILTILLFKDRRLAYITAIWATSTLLLGIGLKYFIHRPRPVDYISGYSFPSLHTLTIAIAGVVFLMLFRRFYWHILVYLMVFIMMISRIYLHAHYFSDTVASIVFEVLCLQVTHHYLAKYNLDIPFTTYLSHPRQKRPDV
- a CDS encoding NDxxF motif lipoprotein, which produces MKLKQFISVALVLVLALVLSACGQNQDGQQKHNGKYAPKNATPLSKIQIFKSDEKNKKLTEKEMDAHLKAYLKANNDIIDNKYVLQHRLDDQYDGNQKVSKKLDSDLRELANIATKNQLNFESFIEDNEVPAKEKEDITRISKYFKAVNHKAAQADQQLESLSYSPNNTVNVVDVPTNYAGDVNHKQQNKIKAFLKAHHLDTKPIDK